In Nicotiana tabacum cultivar K326 chromosome 19, ASM71507v2, whole genome shotgun sequence, one DNA window encodes the following:
- the LOC107831863 gene encoding DNA polymerase zeta catalytic subunit isoform X3, translated as MGDSQTDSNFFSVRIVSIDYYMAAPIPGFDICYSSFQGGRVNEVPVIRVYGATPAGQKTCLHLHGALPYFYVPWSDLFLQSDQKGSECTNALALALEKVLKLKGNAGSKRQHVHGCSLVRARKFYGYHSSEELFVKIYLYHPQDVSRAANLLLGGAVMDKSLQPHESHIPFLLQFLVDYSLYGMGHLHVSKMKFRNPIPDTFAPRKAKCFDRRRHSDMSTSMTAEFQVDLGGEACFNTPIWVSSTITDDWIWTGSSQADLSTNPDIPNIKRQSISDLEGDAIVDGCNSESAVYILYVPFTDQLPRENGSVNNTNLGGLSIAKFIEEEFARNGVHEVGLPPDPGKPLRDDVLRTLSHGLGYEEILMELSNDVNTSSSDIPQSINSSMNDGSVAKHVHCGSLNSIREPSRCSEEGLFQDHVVVESREETDACPKQMLADKLKAAVSVVPSQDLKASDQDALRLLNWLASSQASEDINSDDDLAREIILSPLMPAATINTVLEKANVAYENESQQECEDILDSVHGCHFEELDRKTSESISSDHSCRSSPGVMIPQLDGSNDDPSPHRKLGASSQADLLNNASLAISNKHKKKKPGWCSLPISLGQNVNDCSHPNPANTSSNHICGERDDRGTSSHMSFNKYPNFLTGSLNASANCEMEASMIVECSTRDLMRVKRSYHAEFPEYENQVKKVQFGAKGKEDSFLYAESRHDEKEKMPLDSLISRSAITDQPKECHERNSCLALQMQADPGDIKADKSNCPSYGKLPLSSCSLLANALKDGVFLSSEGPHVEVVRRTSASLQNYGTSDASTSQGTKELFQLPDVENQKTAIYMGSCGCSSRENVDSCVKCTKTSNSDLCTSVFAPYSQFASETEGKFTGFGKLLQKNAVGLSQSPVGPNSPTSAVTGVSGDSVELIGMTFIKKPPKVEFTDEPGRNAQLACGAPSYHVGNRKNKTRTCAQDRGLDECSPFFEGKCLVGEKICSTSSGTRNYIHCQDNMLGVPIHYQNDGSYLYMLTPVYSPPRSECVQQWLSLDCIESSKMNVVSGPPVYPSIKVCSDDVAESQGSQSTFGAQPLMDSVSASEPNPNYLQAKENYQESNSVQMNSVSPHARIKQQNENIILKCEPSMRGSQDLSQISGPDGKSRLTPLSQTGFRDPASIGCGQQLTILSIEVQAESRGDLRPDPRVDAVRIVVLVFQEDDDLRSDTHVLVHCNGESVQKDLDGLSECKVFTFSEERQVFVHFIKMINSFDPDILMGWDIQGGSLGFLAERAAYLGIGLLNNISRTPSEGNIVSRDSEGGKLSDVFSEAVATDPMFHEDSAIIDDEWGRTHASGVHVGGRIVLNIWRLMRGEVKLNLYTLEAVAEAVLRRKVPYIPTKVLTNWFLSGPGRARYRCIEYVLERAKLNLHIMNQLDVVNRTSELARIFGIDFFSVLSRGSQYRVESMFLRLAHAQNYVAVAPGNQQVASQPAMECIPLVLEPKSGFYADPVVVLDFQSLYPSMIIAYNLCFCTCLGKVTSAKTNILGVSSYSPDKNVMHNLKDEILLTPNGVMYVPPKVRKGVLPRLLEEILDTRIMVKTAMKKLAPGQQVLHRIFNARQLALKLIANVTYGYTAAGFSGRMPCAELADSIVQCARRTLESAISFVNTNDRWNAKVIYGDTDSMFVLLEGRSVEEAFRIGHEIASEVTAMNPNPVTLKMEKVYDSCFLLTKKQYVGYSYENLGQSKPVFDAKGIETVRRDTCGAVSKIMERSIRVFFEYKDIEKVKHYLVRQWKKIISGRVSLQDFVFAKEVRLGTYSAQASSLPPAAIVATKAMRVDPRAEPRYAERVPYVVVHGEPGARLADVVVDPLDLLSIDSPYRYASSRAGGCW; from the exons atgggGGATTCTCAGACCGATTCGAACTTCTTCAGTGTTCGAATTGTTTCAATAGACTATTACATGGCCGCTCCAATTCCTGGCTTCGACATTTGTTACAGCAGTTTCCAAG GTGGGAGAGTAAATGAGGTTCCTGTGATCAGAGTGTATGGTGCCACTCCTGCTGGCCAGAAGACCTGTTTGCACCTTCATGGG GCTCTGCCTTATTTTTATGTTCCATGGTCAGATCTCTTCCTCCAATCAGATCAAAAAG GGAGTGAATGCACGAATGCTCTAGCTCTTGCTCTTGAGAAGGTGCTCAAG CTTAAAGGCAATGCTGGCTCAAAACGTCAACATGTCCACGGTTGCAGCCTTGTACGAGCAAGGAAGTTTTATGGTTATCATTCTTCTGAGGAACTGTTTGTGAAGATCTATCT CTATCATCCACAGGATGTCTCGCGCGCTGCCAATCTACTTCTG GGAGGTGCAGTAATGGATAAGTCATTACAGCCCCACGAATCTCATATACCTTTCCTTCTTCAATTCCTG GTTGACTATAGCTTGTATGGGATGGGTCATCTACATGTATCAAAGATGAAGTTCCGCAATCCAATACCAGATACTTTCGCTCCAAGAAAGGCTAAATGCTTTGATAGAAGAAGGCATTCTGATATGTCCACTTCCATGACTGCAGAGTTTCAG GTTGATTTAGGTGGTGAGGCTTGTTTCAACACACCAATTTGGGTATCTTCTACAATTACGGACGATTGGATATGGACAGGCTCTAGTCAGGCTGACCTTTCAACAAATCCGGATATCCCTAACATTAAGCGACAAAGTATCTCTGACCTTGAAGGAGATGCTATTGTTGATGGTTG CAATTCTGAATCAGCAGTTTATATCCTGTATGTCCCTTTCACAGACCAGCTCCCAAGAGAAAATGGTTCAGTCAATAATACCAATTTGGGAGGTTTGTCAATAGCCAAGTTTATTGAG GAGGagtttgcaaggaatggggtgcACGAAGTGGGTTTGCCTCCTGATCCTGGTAAACCCCTTCGAGATGATGTCTTGAGAACACTTTCTCATGGGCTTGGATATGAAGAGATTCTAATGGAATTAAGCAATGATGTGAACACTTCTTCTTCTGATATTCCACAGTCAATCAACTCATCAATGAATGATGGGAGCGTTGCCAAACATGTACATTGTGGCTCTTTAAATAGTATACGGGAACCATCCCGATGCTCAGAAGAAGGATTATTTCAAGATCATGTTGTTGTTGAATCAAGGGAGGAAACTGATGCATGTCCCAAGCAGATGTTAGCTGATAAATTGAAAGCAGCTGTTTCCGTGGTACCATCACAGGATTTGAAG GCTTCAGATCAGGATGCCTTGAGACTTCTAAATTGGCTTGCATCTTCTCAAGCTTCAGAGGACATAAACTCCGATGATGACCTTGCTCGGGAAATCATTTTGAGTCCTTTAATGCCAGCAGCGACTATTAATACGGTGTTGGAGAAGGCAAATGTGGCCTATGAGAATGAATCTCAGCAAGAGTGTGAGGACATTCTTGATTCTGTTCACGGTTGTCATTTTGAAGAATTAGACAGAAAAACTTCTGAGTCCATCAGCAGTGATCATTCGTGCAGAAGTTCGCCGGGTGTGATGATTCCTCAGCTGGATGGCTCCAATGATGATCCAAGCCCACATAGAAAACTCGGAGCATCTTCCCAAGCAGATTTATTGAATAATGCTAGTTTAGCCATTAGCaataaacacaaaaagaaaaaaccaGGATGGTGCTCTTTACCCATTTCTTTGGGTCAAAATGTGAATGATTGTTCACATCCAAATCCAGCTAACACATCTAGCAATCACATTTGTGGCGAAAGAGATGACAGAGGAACTTCTTCTCACATGAGTTTTAACAAATACCCTAATTTTCTAACGGGCAGTTTGAATGCATCTGCTAATTGTGAAATGGAAGCTAGTATGATAGTTGAATGCTCTACGCGTGATTTGATGAGGGTAAAAAGATCCTATCATGCTGAGTTTCCTGAATATGAAAATCAGGTAAAAAAAGTACAATTTGGtgcaaaaggaaaagaagattcTTTTCTTTATGCAGAATCCAGACATGATGAGAAAGAGAAAATGCCTCTTGATTCCTTGATATCTCGATCAGCAATCACGGATCAACCAAAAGAATGTCATGAGAGGAACTCATGTCTTGCACTTCAGATGCAGGCTGATCCTGGTGATATCAAAGCTGACAAATCTAATTGTCCTTCATATGGTAAGTTGCCTCTTTCATCCTGCTCTCTGCTGGCAAATGCATTAAAAGATGGAGTGTTTCTTTCTTCTGAAGGACCTCATGTTGAGGTTGTCCGCAGAACATCTGCAAGTTTGCAAAATTATGGAACTAGTGATGCATCCACCTCACAGGGGACAAAAGAACTATTCCAGCTTCCTGATGTTGAGAATCAAAAAACTGCCATTTACATGGGAAGCTGTGGATGCTCTAGTCGTGAAAATGTTGACAGCTGTGTGAAATGTACTAAAACTTCAAATTCTGATCTTTGTACTTCTGTATTTGCTCCATATTCTCAGTTCGCATCTGAAACTGAAGGTAAATTTACTGGTTTTGGGAAATTGCTGCAAAAAAATGCAGTAGGTTTAAGTCAATCTCCTGTTGGTCCTAATAGTCCAACATCTGCAGTAACTGGTGTATCTGGTGACTCTGTGGAACTTATAGGCATGACCTTCATCAAGAAACCTCCTAAGGTGGAGTTCACAGATGAACCTGGACGCAATGCTCAGTTAGCATGTGGTGCCCCTAGTTACCATGTGGGGAACAGGAAAAATAAAACAAGGACATGTGCCCAGGATAGAGGTTTAGATGAATGCTCCCCTTTCTTTGAGGGGAAATGCCTAGTAGGAGAAAAGATTTGCAGTACTAGTTCTGGAACAAGGAACTACATTCATTGTCAAGACAATATGTTGGGTGTACCCATTCACTATCAAAATGATGGGTCTTATTTATACATGCTGACTCCTGTTTATTCACCACCACGAAGTGAATGTGTTCAACAATGGCTGTCACTTGATTGTATAGAATCTTCTAAAATGAATGTAGTTTCTGGCCCACCAGTGTACCCGTCAATAAAGGTTTGCTCTGATGATGTAGCAGAATCACAGGGTTCTCAATCCACCTTTGGTGCTCAACCTTTGATGGATTCTGTCTCTGCTTCAGAACCAAATCCAAATTATCTTCAAGCTAAAGAAAATTATCAGGAAAGCAATAGTGTACAAATGAATTCTGTTTCTCCCCATGCAAGAataaaacaacaaaatgaaaatatTATCTTGAAATGTGAACCATCAATGCGTGGCTCTCAAGATCTCTCCCAGATATCCGGTCCTGATGGAAAATCAAGGCTAACTCCTTTAAGTCAAACTGGTTTTCGGGACCCTGCTAGTATCGGTTGTGGACAGCAGTTAACAATATTGAGCATAGAGGTCCAAGCAGAATCCAGGGGTGATCTGAGACCTGATCCTCGAGTTGATGCCGTAAGAATTGTTGTTCTCGTTTTCCAGGAAGATGATGATCTAAGATCTGATACTCACGTACTTGTGCATTGCAATGGTGAATCTGTTCAAAAAGACCTTGATGGATTATCTGAGTGTAAAGTTTTCACTTTCTCTGAAGAGAGGCAAGTATTTGTTCATTTCATAAAGATGATTAATTCTTTTGACCCAGACATACTTATGGGATGGGATATTCAAGGCGGTTCCCTTGGGTTTCTTGCTGAACGGGCTGCATACCTTGGCATTGGTTTGCTTAACAATATATCTCGCACTCCATCAGAGGGAAATATAGTTTCTAGAGACTCTGAAGGAGGAAAACTAAGTGATGTTTTTTCTGAAGCTGTTGCAACTGACCCAATGTTTCATGAAGATTCTGCAATAATTGATGATGAATGGGGCCGAACTCACGCCAGTGGTGTCCATGTTGGGGGTAGAATTGTCCTTAACATTTGGCGACTGATGCGTGGCGAAGTGAAGCTGAACTTGTACACACTTGAAGCCGTAGCTGAAGCAGTGCTGAGACGAAAAGTTCCATATATTCCTACCAAGGTATTGACAAATTGGTTTTTAAGTGGTCCTGGACGTGCAAGATACAGATGTATAGAGTATGTTTTAGAGAGGGCAAAGCTGAACCTTCATATCATGAATCAACTTGACGTGGTAAATAGAACATCAGAGCTTGCACGGATTTTTGGCATCGACTTCTTTTCAGTTCTTTCAAGGGGTTCACAGTACCGTGTTGAATCAATGTTTCTGAGGCTGGCTCATGCACAAAATTATGTTGCTGTTGCTCCTGGAAACCAACAAGTTGCTTCTCAACCTGCCATGGAATGTATACCCCTTGTCTTGGAACCAAAATCTGGATTTTATGCAGACCCTGTTGTCGTTTTGGATTTTCAATCACTTTATCCATCTATGATAATTGCATATAACCTCTGCTTCTGTACTTGCCTTGGTAAAGTTACTTCTGCAAAAACTAATATCCTCGGTGTTAGTTCATATTCACCTGATAAAAATGTGATGCATAATTTAAAGGATGAAATACTGCTCACTCCAAATGGTGTTATGTATGTGCCTCCCAAGGTCCGGAAGGGGGTATTACCTCGCTTATTGGAAGAAATTTTAGATACTAGGATTATGGTTAAAACAGCAATGAAGAAATTGGCTCCTGGACAGCAAGTTCTTCATCGGATATTCAATGCAAGGCAACTTGCTTTGAAGCTAATAGCCAATGTGACCTATGGGTATACAGCTGCTGGATTTAGTGGACGCATGCCCTGTGCTGAGCTCGCTGACAGTATTGTCCAGTGTGCCCGTAGAACATTGGAAAGTGCAATTTCATTTGTTAACACAAATGATAGGTGGAATGCTAAAGTCATATATGGTGATACAGACAG CATGTTTGTACTCCTTGAAGGACGTTCCGTTGAAGAAGCTTTTCGAATTGGTCATGAAATTGCATCAGAAGTAACTGCAATGAATCCAAATCCAGTCACGTTAAAGATGGAAAAGGTTTACGATTCGTGCTTCCTCCTTACTAAGAAACAATATGTTGGTTATAGTTACGAGAACCTTGGCCAAAGCAAACCAGTGTTTGATGCTAAAGGTATTGAGACAGTACGAAGAGATACATGTGGGGCTGTGTCCAAGATAATGGAGCGCTCTATAAGAGTCTTTTTTGAATATAAGGATATTGAGAAG GTGAAACATTACTTGGTGCGTCAGTGGAAAAAGATTATATCAGGCAGAGTATCTCTTCAGGATTTTGTCTTTGCAAAAGAGGTACGCTTAGGCACCTATTCCGCACAGGCTTCTTCACTTCCACCAGCAGCAATTGTTGCCACTAAGGCAATGAGAGTCGACCCTAGGGCAGAACCTCGGTATGCAGAGCGAGTACCTTATGTTGTGGTTCATGGTGAACCTGGTGCCAGGCTGGCTGATGTCGTGGTAGATCCCTTGGATCTTCTTTCGATTGATTCACCTTACAG ATATGCCTCGTCCAGAGCGGGAGGCTGCTGGTAA